AGTATTACTCCTAGCTTATGGAATTTTAATTAGCGGTTATCTTTTAATTGGTAGCGTAGATTCTTATCTCATGGTATTTATTGTACTTATTTATACTGCAATAGGTTCTGCATTGTTCAAACCAATTGTTTCGGCAACTATTGCAAAAACAACAGACAAAGAAACATCTTCCATTGGCTTCGGAATTTTTTACATGATAGTAAATATTGGTGCATTTATTGGTCCTGTGGTTGCTTCAAAATCAAGACAATTGGATTGGAATTATGTTTTTATTGTTTCCGCTATTGTAATTGGAATAAATGTTATTTTATTATTATTTTTCTTTAAAGAACCTGATAGAGAAAAATCTGAAGAACGATTTATTAAATCTCTAAAAAAGATATTCCTCAACATTTATATTGTTCTAAAGGATTGGAAATTTGCATTATTTCTTATTATCATTATTGGTTTTTGGACAATGTATTTTCAGTTATTTTATACTTTACCAAATTTTATTGATCAATGGGTTAATACCAGAGAAATTTATAATGTATTAGCTAAAATTTCACAACCCTTAGCTGAAGCAATTGGAACTAAAGAAGGAACTATTGCTCCAGAAATGCTAATAAATATTGATGCTTTTTATATTATCATTTTTCAAATATTAATTTCTACATTGGTAATGAAATTCAAACCTATAAATTCAATGATAAGTGGAATTTTTATTTCAGCAATTGGTGTTGGGTTATGGTTTGTTACCGATAATGGATTTTATTTATTTTTATCTATGCTTGTTTTTTCAATTGGAGAAATGTCAAGTTCACCAAAAATAACAGAATATCTTGGCAGGATTGCTCCAAAAGACAAAGTTGCTCTTTACATGGGAACATCATTTTTGCCAATGGCAGGAGGAAACTTTTTTGCAGGATTATTATCAGGAAGAACCTACGGTGCAATATCGGATAAAATGAATTTGTTGAAAAAAGAAATAGCAACAAGAGAATTAAATATTCCTGAAATATCAGAGAATTTTACAAAAAACGACTACTGGAATCAAGCAAAAGAATTATTGAACATGACCGATGCATCTTTAACGCAATACTTATGGGTTCAATATAATCCGTCAAGAATTTGGATAATTTTTACACTCATCGGTGCATCAACTGCTGTTGGTTTGTTAATTTATGACAGGTTTTTGATGAAGAAATAAAGTATTCAGTCCTCAGTAAGCAGTCCGCAGTAAGCAGTCCGCAGTAAGCAGTCCGCAGTCTTCAGTCCGCAGTCTTCAGTCCGCAGTAAGCAGTCTTCAGTAAGCAGTCTTCAGTCCGCAGTCTTCAGTCCGCAGTAAGCAGTCCACAGTAAGCAGTCCGCAGTCCGTATTCCTGTTTTTTTTAACTTTCGAAGCGAAGCAAGTCCGTAGGATTAGCTTTTAGTTTTTAACTCTAAGCATTTCTTACTTATCCAGCGAGCCAAAAACTTTCTTAAGTATTGCCGTTGTTCTTTTAATTGGATTTTCTCTAATTTCTTTTTCTTCAACTGCTAATTGTATGAACAAAGCATTAAGAGTTTTTTGAGTAACGTATTGTGCTAAATCTGTTTCAACTTTTTTTGTAAATGGAATTTTGTTATAGGCAGATGTTACATTATTCCAATATTTTGTTACCGAAATTTCATCCAGTGTATTCTGTACTTGTGGTTTGAATACAGCTATTAAATTATTTGATGTTTGTTTTTTAAAATATTCAGTTGCTGCATTATCGGGTCCTGTAAGAATATTTTTTGCATCCGCAAAAGACATATTTTTTACTGCACTTACAAAAATTGGTTTTGCTTTTACCACAGCTTTTTCCGCAGCACGATTCATTTGTAATTCAAAATCATCAACAACTTTATCTAAACCAATGCTTCTTAATTTTTCCTCAACATACACAACTTCCTTAGGAAAGGGAATTCTGAATTTTGGGTTTTTATTAAAAGCATCTTCTTTATTCAGTAAAGAAACTGCATTTCCTGTTCCAACAGCAAGAGCATCTTTTAATCCTTTAATAATTTCGGTATTAGTAAGACCTTGCTCTTCTTGAATCACACCTTCAAAATCCTCAAGGTTTAAATTAGCAAGTATATCACAGGAAGTAATAAAGAAAAGAGAAATAACAGCGATAATTCCAAACTTTTTCATAATATATTATTTAATTACTACAAATTTAACAACGTCAAAAATACAAAAACAAAATAAAGTATCTGAAATTATTTTCTTTAAAATTACAGGTTCTCAAAAATAAAATTAGTCATTTTCTTCGTAGTAATACGAATAGTCAATTCCTTTCATAAACATTTCGCGGTCGTTGATTTTAGTTGTGAGTGCATTTTCCAAAAGTGTTTTCAGAACAGCACTTTTTGTTGGACTCAACATCATTGAGTTCATATAATCTTGTTTGCTTATTTTACTCCAGTCTAAGCATTTTTTTAGTCGTTTTTTCAATATCAAATCCAGCCATATCCTAGCACTTCTACCATTACCCTCCATAAAAGGGTGAGCGATATTCATTTCCACATATTTATCGACAATTTCCTCAAATGTTGTTTCTGGCATTGCTTCTATTTGCTTTAATGTGTCGCCTAAAAAGCGTGATACAGCAAATTGAAAACCGCCTTTTGAAATGTTTTTTTGTCTAATTTGCCCCGCAAAATCATACAAGCCGCCAAATAAATAAGCATGTATTTGTTGCAAGCCATTGGTTGTGCCAACTTCAATACTGTTGATAAACGAACTTTCAAACAAAGCATAAGCCTTTGTTTTGCTTTTTCCGTCTATGCTTGTATCACTGTAAGTAAACCATTCAATAAATCGGTTTGCTTTTTTGCCAGGAAACTCTTTCCCCAATACAATAATGCCGTTGTAATCCAATATGTCAGTTAAATATCTTTTGCCATCACTTGCTAAAAGTTTCAGTTGGGTAGTGGCACTAACCAACTCATTATTTTCTTTTTTCAATTTGGCTTTAAGGTACTTCCAATAGTTGCGAGTTTTTGTATAGTCACTTTGGTCGGTTAGCACAGCAACAATATCCAATACGCTAAACCACCACTTGGCGTTTTCTTCGTCCCAAACAGCACGCACTTCGCGGTCGTCAAAAAAACGTATGGATATTTTTACCTTACTCATATTTTTATTTTCAAAGTTAGCTTGTAATTTTGATACATTTTTTTTTAATTATTTCTTGGCAAAGTTACAAATAAAAATCAACAAAAATGAATTATTTAAAATATAAAAAAAGTATCAAAAAAAATGAAATGTTGCCAAAAACCAATCACTAATTTTTAAATTACCCGAAAAAATTTAACTTTACTCAAAGTTCATCATTTATTAAAATTACATATAATACTAAACCGTCATCAAATTATACTTCGGCTGGTCATAATTTGAACTTTGGAGCTATGTTTAACACACAGATTATAAATTGTTTAACGATATAGCAAAACACAGTTTATGACCGCTCAGCATATAATTAAGAAGAAACTGGTATTATGCCGATGGATTAGCATGTTAAGAAAATTTATTTTCTTTTACATGATAACCTTTCGGTATAAACACTGTGTAACTTTTGGTTTCGCCCGCCTGTCGAGCCTTGGCAGGCAGGCTCAACGGTTCGAATATACGTAGTGCGGGTTTGCGTAGCACTTCACTTTCATTTTACTACTTAATTTCTTTACTTGCATAATCTTTCAATTTACGATGAACCCCACATTACGTATAGCCTTTGTTATGGGCAAACGAATTAAGACAACTGCATAGCTTTAGGCAACATTAACAAGAATGGAATACATCTATTCCAATAAAGAACATAGTAATTATACCCAAGAGCAATATTTTGATAATAATCAGGGCGATTATCCCAATAATATTTTTCTGAATTAATTGACCATGCAGACATCCCAAGTTTTGAAACTAAAAACCATTTTTCTAATAATCTTGCAGACCTACCATTACCATCACTAAAAGGGTGTATTTTGGCTAACCAAATATGAATCATTGAAGCAAAATAAAAAATTTCTTTATGGCTCAAATCTCTTTTTAATAATTCATCAATATCATCGAAAAGTTTAGCAAATTCTTCTTTTAGAAATTGAGGTTCAACTGCTAAATATACAGGTTTTAGTGTTTTTGAATCTCTTACTCCTACTTGTTCTTTTCTTAAAACCCCTCTTTCTTTTACTGGCAGGAGTATTTTTGATAAAATGGCATGGGTTTTTAAAAAATTTGTTCGATTCAATTTATTTTCAGAAGCAAATTTATATGCTTCCATTAGTATTTCAATTTCTTGAACTTCTCTTTTCTTTGGAGAAGTTTTTTTGCCTCGATTTCTGAAAAAACTATTAGCATCAAGTGTATTACCCTCAATTTTTGACGAATACAAAGACGATGAAATTATGTAATATTCAAAATCTTCAAGAGTAAATTGTTTTTTTGTTTTTAATTTGTTGAATATTTCAAACCAATCAACTTTTACTTTATTAGAGTATTGCTCCATATATTCAGTCGAAATAATTTTTAAATGTTTTCCCATAATAATCAATTTAAAGTTTGTAGCATTACACTTTTAATAAAGCCTTTTTGGCAACTTTTTCAGCTTCATTTTTTGTTGTAAAAATACCAATAATTTCTTTACCCGACAAACCACCTTTGAATTGCAATTCCATTATTTTCATATCTGCATGGAACAGAATATCAACTAACTGTGAATTTTTGTTTGGTAACAACCCAAAATTTATTAACTTTGCTCATAAAAAATGATATTTAGTGCCTCTTAGAAAACTATCTATTTTTATAAAATGAATTATTTTTGATGAGATTTTTACTTTTTGGAAATGAACTGATGCCTTTGCATCAGTAAGTTGAGAAAAATAAAAATATCGCAAAAAGAAACATTATTAGTTTTGTAGAGTTTTCTAAGAGGCACTATTTAAGAACGTCAGCCCATAACACTTGCACTAAACTTTAGTAGCGTTAAAAAGGGCAATTTACTTACAATTTACCAATTAGCCAAATCTTTGATTTTGCGTTTTACCTTTTTTTCTTAAAAACGTCAAATCGAAGATTTGGCGGTGCTAATTATTAGCACAAAGACCTCGCAAACCCACGAAATAGCTATTAAGTTTAGTGTTTGTTGTGTGGACGTACATTTACTAATCATTCCCTAATTCAGATTTTCGTTTTTCTAATAGTTTGATTTGTTTTCTATATTTTCTTAGTTGCTTATTTATAATTTCTAATTCTGTTTTTCGTTTTTGTTTTTTGAAATAAGAATCGCCATATTTATCTTTTACTAAACTTTCCACTTCGCTCCTGATTAGCTTGTAATAAGGATTTCCATGCGCATAATTAAGTCTGTATTGCAATTTTCCAGCTTTTATTCTATCAATAATTTCAACTTCTGTTGTACCATATTCTTTGACTGCATTGTTAAGACTTAACGTAGCCCCTTTCTCGCTCCATATATTTGAATTCTTAAAGTTCATTTTTCTTATTTTAAAATTGTTTTAATTCCATTACCAACAAAAATTGAGACACTATTCAAAATTTTCGTCCATCCAACTATTAATTTGTTTTTTTACATCTTCTTCTTTCTCTTGAATTGCTTTTTTCTCATTTTCAGTTAGTTTAATTTCTG
The Bacteroidota bacterium genome window above contains:
- a CDS encoding MFS transporter — its product is MGKLKTVYKKFPRTFWVANSMELFERWSYYGIFAVLALYLTNSRDTGALGFTQIQKGTLMGTFGALVYFLPIITGSIADKLGYKKVLLLAYGILISGYLLIGSVDSYLMVFIVLIYTAIGSALFKPIVSATIAKTTDKETSSIGFGIFYMIVNIGAFIGPVVASKSRQLDWNYVFIVSAIVIGINVILLLFFFKEPDREKSEERFIKSLKKIFLNIYIVLKDWKFALFLIIIIGFWTMYFQLFYTLPNFIDQWVNTREIYNVLAKISQPLAEAIGTKEGTIAPEMLINIDAFYIIIFQILISTLVMKFKPINSMISGIFISAIGVGLWFVTDNGFYLFLSMLVFSIGEMSSSPKITEYLGRIAPKDKVALYMGTSFLPMAGGNFFAGLLSGRTYGAISDKMNLLKKEIATRELNIPEISENFTKNDYWNQAKELLNMTDASLTQYLWVQYNPSRIWIIFTLIGASTAVGLLIYDRFLMKK
- a CDS encoding Fic family protein; this translates as MGKHLKIISTEYMEQYSNKVKVDWFEIFNKLKTKKQFTLEDFEYYIISSSLYSSKIEGNTLDANSFFRNRGKKTSPKKREVQEIEILMEAYKFASENKLNRTNFLKTHAILSKILLPVKERGVLRKEQVGVRDSKTLKPVYLAVEPQFLKEEFAKLFDDIDELLKRDLSHKEIFYFASMIHIWLAKIHPFSDGNGRSARLLEKWFLVSKLGMSAWSINSEKYYWDNRPDYYQNIALGYNYYVLYWNRCIPFLLMLPKAMQLS
- a CDS encoding DUF4197 domain-containing protein, which codes for MKKFGIIAVISLFFITSCDILANLNLEDFEGVIQEEQGLTNTEIIKGLKDALAVGTGNAVSLLNKEDAFNKNPKFRIPFPKEVVYVEEKLRSIGLDKVVDDFELQMNRAAEKAVVKAKPIFVSAVKNMSFADAKNILTGPDNAATEYFKKQTSNNLIAVFKPQVQNTLDEISVTKYWNNVTSAYNKIPFTKKVETDLAQYVTQKTLNALFIQLAVEEKEIRENPIKRTTAILKKVFGSLDK
- a CDS encoding Fic family protein, translating into MSKVKISIRFFDDREVRAVWDEENAKWWFSVLDIVAVLTDQSDYTKTRNYWKYLKAKLKKENNELVSATTQLKLLASDGKRYLTDILDYNGIIVLGKEFPGKKANRFIEWFTYSDTSIDGKSKTKAYALFESSFINSIEVGTTNGLQQIHAYLFGGLYDFAGQIRQKNISKGGFQFAVSRFLGDTLKQIEAMPETTFEEIVDKYVEMNIAHPFMEGNGRSARIWLDLILKKRLKKCLDWSKISKQDYMNSMMLSPTKSAVLKTLLENALTTKINDREMFMKGIDYSYYYEEND